The DNA sequence CTCGCGGTGGACCGGGGGGTCGTCGACGCGGCGCGCGGCATGGGCATGACGGCGGGGCAACGCCTCCTGCGCGTCGAGTTGCCGCTCGCCCGGCCCGTCCTGCTGGCGGGCATCCGCACCGCCACCGTCTACAACGTCGGCACGGCGACCGTCGGCGCCGCCCTCGGCGCGGGCGGGCTGGGACGCCCCATCATCGACGGCCTCTCGCAGCAGAACACGGCCCTGGTGGTCGCCGGGGCCCTCCTCGCCGCCCTGCTGGCCCTCAGCCTGGACAGCCTGCTCGGGCTGATCGCCCCCCCTGACCGGGGATCGGCCTGAGCCGCCTCCGAACAGGCCGGAGCTGGAGTGTGACCTATCTCTCATCAAGGGCTGATAAGGTGAGAATCATGCGGACCCAGACTGTCGCCTATGCCCTGTGGACCGCGCAAGAGTCGCCCCTGACCCCGCTCCCTTCCTGACCCGACGTTTCGGCCCAGCCCCGCGCTGGGCCGAAGGCATTTCGGTGTCTGGCGGGGTAGCCGGGAGGGAGCGCGGCCCCACGCCGCCCGTGGGACGAGGGTTCGGCGGATGCTCGCAGGAACGCTCACCGCCAAAGAGACAACAGTCCGGCAACACGAGAGGTGACCTCGGTGAAAAGCCCTGCATTCCGGATCGGTGATCGCGTCGTCCTTCCGCCCTACGGTATCGGCGTCGTCAGCGGCACCTGCCAGCGCCCGGTGGCGGGAGAAACGCACGCCTACTATCAGGTCGAGTTCCCGAACACCGCCAGCCGCGCCTACGTGCCCGTGAGCGATCCGCTCAGCACCGGCATGCGCGCGGCACTGACCACCCAGGACATGCCGGACCTGCTCTGCCGCCTCCAGACCAGCGCCGACCTCAATCTCCCGCGTCAGTGGGCCGCCCGCCACCGCCGGGTCACCGAAATCCTGGTGAGCGGCGACCCCTACGAACTCGCCACCCTCACCTGCGAGCTGCGCCGCTGGAACATCGAACGCGGCCTGCCGGACCTCGACCGTCAGGCGTTCCGGCGCGCCATCCGGTTGCTGGAGCAGGAAGTGCGTGGCCTGGAAGAGGACGCCTGCACGCGCGACGTGAGGCAATTCCTCGACCACGCCTGGAACGAGACGCCCGCCTGAGGTAAGGGAC is a window from the Deinococcus aestuarii genome containing:
- a CDS encoding CarD family transcriptional regulator encodes the protein MKSPAFRIGDRVVLPPYGIGVVSGTCQRPVAGETHAYYQVEFPNTASRAYVPVSDPLSTGMRAALTTQDMPDLLCRLQTSADLNLPRQWAARHRRVTEILVSGDPYELATLTCELRRWNIERGLPDLDRQAFRRAIRLLEQEVRGLEEDACTRDVRQFLDHAWNETPA